The proteins below are encoded in one region of Natronobacterium texcoconense:
- a CDS encoding chemotaxis protein CheC: MEIDIRELETYQELAHDGARSAADSLSQLTGIGTNVQVTNVSLMSPSDLENEFFAKEFAGVSIDLTGEISGQVALAFDEEGREAITDKLVPADDPEKKKSSIKEVGNIMTSGFVDGWANYLNATIKSSPPTYIQGQGTDVLPTSVSEVDSHLFVFRSRVEVEEGTDANEAVDFRILLIPDSHSLERTLEPQTEDGISFEKLEIFTDMSKEGAQKAATNITSMTSIETNVNISRLTLVPIEDIPKEVGTKRYVGTVMEYEGKISGYLVILFDHPSGRAVVDALVPMETDEQWGEMEQEALKELSNIMTSGFVDGWANVLNAEIKHQPPDFVADTGTSVMRTVTDQIGRPDDHAFLLDSSIETNTDQVFTCQMLALPHRDELEAALDDLLVENTENTRVDPDDLFG, translated from the coding sequence ATGGAGATCGACATTCGGGAGCTCGAGACGTACCAGGAACTCGCCCACGACGGTGCACGATCCGCGGCCGACTCCCTCTCACAGCTGACTGGCATCGGCACGAACGTCCAGGTGACGAACGTTTCGCTGATGTCCCCGTCGGACCTCGAGAACGAGTTCTTCGCCAAAGAGTTCGCCGGCGTCAGCATCGACCTGACCGGCGAAATCTCCGGCCAGGTCGCGCTCGCGTTCGACGAAGAGGGGCGAGAGGCGATCACCGACAAGCTCGTCCCGGCAGACGACCCCGAGAAGAAAAAGAGCAGCATCAAAGAAGTCGGCAACATCATGACCAGCGGGTTCGTCGACGGCTGGGCGAACTACCTGAACGCGACGATCAAGAGCTCCCCACCGACGTACATCCAGGGGCAGGGGACCGACGTGCTCCCGACGTCCGTGTCCGAAGTCGACAGCCACCTGTTCGTGTTCCGGAGCCGCGTCGAGGTCGAGGAAGGAACCGACGCCAACGAAGCCGTCGACTTCCGTATCCTGCTAATCCCCGACTCACACTCCCTCGAGCGGACGCTCGAGCCACAGACCGAGGACGGCATCTCCTTCGAGAAACTCGAGATCTTCACCGATATGAGCAAGGAGGGTGCCCAGAAAGCCGCCACGAACATCACCTCGATGACGAGCATCGAGACGAACGTCAACATCAGTCGGCTGACGCTCGTTCCGATCGAGGACATCCCCAAGGAGGTCGGTACGAAGCGGTACGTCGGTACGGTCATGGAGTACGAAGGGAAGATCAGCGGCTATCTCGTGATCCTGTTCGATCATCCCTCCGGGCGCGCGGTCGTCGACGCACTCGTCCCGATGGAGACCGACGAACAGTGGGGCGAGATGGAACAGGAGGCGCTCAAGGAGCTGTCGAACATCATGACGAGCGGGTTCGTCGACGGCTGGGCGAACGTGTTGAACGCCGAGATCAAACACCAGCCGCCGGACTTCGTCGCCGACACCGGGACCTCCGTGATGCGGACGGTCACCGACCAGATCGGCCGACCGGACGACCACGCGTTCCTGCTGGACTCGAGCATCGAGACCAACACCGACCAGGTGTTCACCTGTCAGATGCTCGCGTTGCCACATCGCGACGAACTCGAGGCGGCACTCGATGATCTGCTGGTCGAGAACACGGAGAACACGCGGGTCGATCCGGACGACCTGTTCGGCTAA
- a CDS encoding CheF family chemotaxis protein, with protein MNEDIVADITGRFFLNRSDDDRPVKGRIILTKRRFVFASSNEKETIALSKIIDINVGSVPNHVKQFFDDTVTVAYKADGSTQTAIIESKGETVEKLVAILFRCLLNGKKAAIQHPKRVGGRVKNTSIAIGELRLKNQQVAVRTKSQSVSFDVANVMQIDRANKIGDDDRITLVVKHVDSDTGQTTTTLIAPAKGQHVNLLARYLRLEFDELREEIEEIQLSNPEKRLLVSIHATDGDIDFTNMLDGDAAYVTNVLNSVQRKQLVVENGTDLSLTPRGRIVVSEQIEDVNA; from the coding sequence ATGAACGAGGACATCGTCGCCGACATCACCGGCCGTTTCTTTCTGAACCGGAGTGACGACGACCGGCCGGTCAAAGGCCGGATTATTCTGACGAAGCGACGGTTCGTCTTCGCGTCCTCGAACGAAAAGGAGACCATAGCGCTCTCGAAGATCATCGACATCAACGTCGGGAGCGTTCCGAACCACGTCAAGCAGTTTTTCGACGATACGGTGACGGTCGCGTACAAGGCCGACGGCAGTACGCAGACGGCGATCATCGAGAGCAAGGGTGAAACCGTCGAGAAACTCGTCGCGATCCTGTTTCGCTGTCTGCTCAACGGGAAGAAGGCGGCGATTCAGCATCCGAAACGGGTCGGCGGCCGCGTGAAGAACACGTCCATCGCCATCGGCGAACTGCGGCTCAAGAACCAGCAGGTCGCGGTCAGGACCAAGAGCCAGAGCGTCAGTTTCGACGTCGCGAACGTCATGCAGATCGATCGTGCGAACAAGATCGGCGACGACGACCGAATTACACTCGTCGTGAAACACGTCGACAGCGACACCGGACAGACGACGACGACCCTGATCGCACCCGCGAAAGGCCAGCACGTGAACCTGCTCGCCAGGTATCTCCGCCTCGAGTTCGACGAGTTACGCGAGGAGATCGAGGAGATTCAGCTGTCGAATCCCGAAAAGCGACTGCTGGTCAGCATTCACGCGACCGACGGCGACATCGACTTCACGAACATGCTCGACGGCGACGCGGCGTACGTGACGAACGTGTTGAACTCGGTCCAGCGAAAACAACTGGTCGTCGAGAACGGGACCGACCTATCGCTGACGCCGCGTGGTCGAATCGTCGTAAGCGAACAGATCGAAGACGTAAACGCCTGA
- a CDS encoding type II/IV secretion system ATPase subunit: MTEMGTPKPSDELQEHAARRPHLREHLKKFRQITGEFPLLIDEPTAEHEVDHPNVLYPVGGPIYSHVYGDVGTKMQYFAIEPTLSEEEQEVFEKIKDSLLRRSTTKEAPEKDVEYDDRIEELLNETTHIKDEELDNIIEELKVRFHPGIQEIPQETYENIRYRLNRDIVGLGPLEPVMRDPENEDIHVIGPNECYVDHGVFGMVETSVDFGTPENFDRWLNNMGERIGNPMTDANPIIDSTLPDGSRLNVIYSDDVSVKGPSLTIRQGDEVPLTVTQITNWGTLSPELAAYLWLCLENERTVFVVGETASGKTTTLNSIMSFIPRDSKIYTAEDTAEVLPPHDTWQQLLTRESRDEDSTDVSMFNLVEAALRSRPEYIIVGEVRGEEGRMAFQAAQTGHPVMLTFHASDIVSMIQRFTGDPINVPETFMDNADVALFQNRVKQGDNVLRRVTSVQEIEGYSEEMDGVVTRQVFYWDPVEDEIVFQGMNNSYVLEEQIATLLGYADTRDIYDDLQFRADIIERMIQENILEYHEVNSTLDAFQRDGVEGLPFHVSRPD, from the coding sequence ATGACGGAAATGGGGACGCCCAAGCCGTCGGACGAGCTTCAGGAGCACGCAGCACGGCGGCCACACCTCCGCGAACATCTAAAGAAGTTCAGACAGATTACGGGAGAGTTCCCGCTCCTGATCGACGAACCGACGGCCGAACACGAGGTAGACCATCCGAACGTCCTGTATCCTGTCGGTGGGCCGATCTACAGTCACGTCTACGGCGACGTCGGGACGAAGATGCAGTACTTCGCGATCGAACCGACGCTCTCGGAGGAAGAACAGGAAGTCTTCGAGAAGATCAAAGACTCGCTGTTACGCCGCAGTACGACGAAAGAGGCCCCCGAGAAGGACGTCGAGTACGACGACCGAATCGAGGAACTGCTCAACGAGACGACCCACATCAAAGACGAGGAACTCGATAACATCATCGAGGAGCTAAAGGTCAGGTTCCATCCGGGAATCCAGGAGATTCCCCAGGAGACCTACGAGAACATCCGGTACCGACTGAACCGGGACATCGTCGGTCTGGGTCCGCTCGAGCCGGTCATGCGCGACCCGGAGAACGAGGACATTCACGTGATCGGCCCCAACGAGTGTTACGTCGATCACGGCGTGTTCGGGATGGTCGAGACGTCGGTCGACTTCGGGACGCCTGAGAACTTCGATCGCTGGCTGAACAACATGGGTGAGCGGATCGGCAACCCGATGACCGACGCGAACCCGATCATCGACTCGACGCTGCCCGATGGCTCGCGTCTGAACGTGATCTACAGCGACGACGTGAGCGTGAAAGGGCCCAGCCTCACCATCCGTCAGGGCGACGAGGTGCCGCTGACGGTCACCCAGATTACCAACTGGGGGACGCTGTCGCCCGAACTCGCGGCCTACCTCTGGCTGTGTCTCGAGAACGAGCGAACGGTGTTCGTCGTCGGGGAGACGGCGTCCGGGAAGACGACGACGCTGAACTCCATCATGTCGTTCATCCCCCGCGACTCGAAGATTTACACCGCAGAGGACACTGCTGAGGTCCTGCCACCACACGACACCTGGCAGCAGTTGTTGACTCGAGAGAGTCGCGACGAGGACAGTACGGACGTGAGTATGTTCAATCTCGTCGAGGCAGCACTGCGTTCCCGTCCCGAGTACATCATCGTGGGTGAGGTTCGTGGTGAAGAGGGTCGGATGGCGTTCCAGGCAGCCCAGACTGGTCACCCGGTCATGCTGACCTTCCACGCGAGCGACATCGTCTCGATGATCCAGCGATTTACCGGGGACCCGATCAACGTCCCGGAGACGTTCATGGACAACGCCGACGTCGCACTGTTCCAGAACCGCGTCAAGCAGGGTGACAACGTCCTGCGACGGGTCACGAGCGTTCAGGAGATCGAAGGCTACTCCGAGGAGATGGACGGGGTCGTCACCCGGCAGGTGTTCTACTGGGACCCCGTCGAGGACGAGATCGTCTTCCAGGGGATGAACAACTCCTACGTGCTCGAGGAACAGATCGCGACACTGCTCGGGTACGCCGACACCCGCGACATCTACGACGACCTGCAGTTCCGGGCCGACATCATCGAGCGGATGATTCAGGAGAACATCCTCGAGTATCACGAGGTGAACTCGACGCTCGATGCGTTCCAGCGTGACGGCGTCGAGGGACTGCCGTTCCACGTCTCCCGGCCGGACTGA
- a CDS encoding ATPase domain-containing protein yields MSSRTNIFSLGLDNRDRLNKELGGGIPTGSIVLMEGDYGAGKSAISQRFAYGLCETDRSVTFLSTELEVKGFVEQMDSLDYNVEEHLLFENMLFLHGDLDSGGVFSSDEEEQNRQDLLTDLMEEDTIWSADVIIIDTFDAILRNDPKFEALVRDNEERQAALEIISFFRDIISQGKVIILTVDPSTVGEEAIGPFRSIADVFIKLEMIEVGNDIRRQLFIKRFAGMGEQVGDRIGFSVRSGTGTVIENRSVA; encoded by the coding sequence ATGAGTAGTCGAACCAATATCTTCTCGCTCGGACTGGACAACCGGGACCGCCTGAACAAGGAACTCGGTGGCGGCATCCCGACCGGGAGTATCGTCCTGATGGAAGGTGACTACGGTGCCGGAAAGAGTGCGATCTCACAGCGGTTCGCGTACGGACTGTGTGAGACCGACCGGTCCGTTACCTTCCTCTCGACCGAACTCGAGGTCAAAGGGTTCGTCGAACAGATGGACTCGCTCGACTACAACGTCGAGGAACACCTGCTGTTCGAGAACATGCTGTTCCTTCACGGCGACCTCGACAGCGGTGGCGTCTTCTCTTCCGACGAGGAAGAGCAGAACCGCCAGGACCTCCTGACGGATCTGATGGAGGAAGATACGATCTGGTCGGCGGACGTCATCATCATCGATACGTTCGACGCAATCTTGCGAAACGATCCGAAGTTCGAGGCGCTGGTCCGTGACAACGAAGAGCGGCAGGCGGCCCTCGAGATCATCTCGTTCTTCCGAGACATCATCTCGCAGGGGAAGGTCATCATCCTGACGGTCGACCCCTCGACGGTCGGCGAGGAAGCGATCGGTCCGTTCCGGTCGATCGCCGACGTCTTCATCAAACTGGAGATGATCGAGGTCGGTAACGACATCCGTCGCCAGCTGTTCATCAAGCGGTTTGCGGGTATGGGCGAACAAGTCGGCGACCGGATCGGTTTCTCCGTCCGGTCGGGTACAGGTACAGTTATCGAGAACCGGAGTGTTGCGTAA
- a CDS encoding FlaD/FlaE family flagellar protein: MEMDGGDDFLDDDGGFGDGGGGDDFLDDDGGFGDGASDDDMSFGGMDDGGGGGASSELENRIDEMENDVGSLSSTVNTVQSENEKISDSLEEIEEDIRKLLEVYEMVTQGVNPFVEGDSMSEMMGGGGPGGGGGGFGGESLFDSGEGEEDADEMGDDVANAEAEEFLDESVIDDEDEFGDLDNDFGDDGLDDDAESGGADEDLSFDDLKSEYDEDDGFEDGADDGLGDDPVVDDGLEDDGLEDELGMADDEPADLGADDDLGAEIGDAEPADSASAAEDEDVPWDDGGRPYLEEIPSEYDTEYVVMDWLEYLVEKAGLDGAARTIRFYETIGWIGQPVDDCLQTMLNGFDGGPNIEDPEPRSSLGVDHKRSLWRISQISTPARKRRSFDEWLEEEGISTRKTIEIQGTGESDESETEDADETAESDDAPTADEASASDDLGSDTELTFTETIADGPDDDHESDVDDSSGSDDDSDNAVNVAVTGAETETETETEGGDSGYGQIAHEEWIVDDDVDSDREMVWVDSDVMETESGTKLHEGYYGYANHDDYAKPILVPDEQTDLEPWQIEFINSVLISDEGDYE; this comes from the coding sequence ATGGAAATGGACGGTGGTGACGACTTCCTCGACGACGACGGCGGATTCGGTGACGGCGGTGGCGGTGACGACTTCCTCGATGACGACGGCGGATTCGGCGACGGCGCCAGCGACGACGACATGTCCTTCGGCGGGATGGACGACGGCGGCGGCGGCGGCGCCTCGAGCGAACTCGAGAACCGCATCGATGAGATGGAAAACGACGTCGGCTCGCTGTCTTCGACGGTCAACACCGTCCAGAGCGAGAACGAGAAGATCAGCGACTCCCTCGAGGAGATCGAAGAGGACATCCGAAAGCTGCTCGAGGTCTACGAGATGGTGACCCAGGGGGTCAACCCGTTCGTCGAGGGCGACTCGATGAGCGAGATGATGGGCGGTGGCGGCCCCGGTGGTGGCGGCGGTGGCTTCGGCGGCGAGAGCCTCTTCGACAGCGGTGAGGGCGAAGAGGACGCCGACGAGATGGGCGACGACGTCGCGAACGCCGAAGCCGAGGAGTTCCTCGACGAGAGCGTCATCGACGACGAGGACGAGTTCGGGGATCTGGACAACGACTTCGGTGACGACGGCCTCGACGACGACGCCGAGTCGGGCGGAGCGGACGAAGACCTCTCGTTCGACGACCTGAAATCCGAGTACGACGAGGATGACGGCTTCGAGGACGGTGCCGACGACGGCCTCGGCGACGATCCGGTCGTCGACGATGGACTCGAGGACGATGGACTCGAGGACGAACTCGGCATGGCGGACGACGAGCCCGCCGACCTGGGTGCCGACGACGATCTAGGTGCCGAGATCGGCGACGCAGAACCCGCAGACTCGGCCAGTGCCGCCGAGGATGAAGACGTCCCGTGGGACGACGGCGGACGGCCGTATCTCGAGGAGATTCCCTCCGAGTACGATACGGAGTACGTCGTGATGGACTGGCTGGAGTACCTCGTCGAGAAAGCCGGTCTCGACGGTGCGGCACGGACGATCCGGTTTTACGAGACGATCGGCTGGATCGGCCAGCCGGTCGACGACTGTCTGCAGACGATGCTCAACGGGTTCGACGGCGGACCCAACATCGAGGATCCCGAGCCACGATCGTCGCTCGGGGTCGATCACAAGCGCAGCCTCTGGCGGATCAGCCAGATCTCGACGCCCGCCAGGAAGCGCCGCTCGTTCGACGAGTGGCTGGAAGAAGAGGGAATTTCGACCCGGAAAACGATCGAGATCCAGGGAACGGGCGAGTCCGACGAGTCCGAAACGGAGGACGCCGACGAAACGGCCGAATCGGACGACGCGCCGACGGCGGACGAGGCGTCCGCTTCGGACGACCTCGGGTCGGATACCGAACTGACCTTCACCGAAACGATCGCTGACGGGCCGGACGACGACCACGAGTCGGACGTCGACGACTCCTCGGGGTCCGACGACGACTCCGACAACGCCGTCAACGTCGCCGTCACGGGCGCCGAGACCGAAACTGAGACCGAAACCGAGGGCGGCGACTCCGGCTACGGGCAGATCGCCCACGAGGAGTGGATCGTCGACGACGACGTCGACTCCGACCGGGAGATGGTCTGGGTGGACTCGGACGTTATGGAGACCGAGTCCGGGACCAAACTCCACGAGGGTTACTACGGCTACGCCAATCACGACGACTACGCAAAGCCGATCCTCGTGCCGGACGAACAGACCGATCTGGAACCGTGGCAGATCGAATTTATCAACTCGGTCCTGATTTCCGACGAGGGAGACTATGAGTAG
- a CDS encoding DUF7500 family protein — MTDTNEGGSPKENADVPPVLPNEQQTASDAGGVLSPEDLDISESPYVDEISEGRYVVSADRTPPNVPGKGNDALPARQSEARDTRPERPGRADQPAANSSQPVQSPEAARSLLADELERADTRYALDIVSRFGDDTVRHRMTSNDVLDTFNSLVFWFARNVARNTRTDRAVSLLFAKSDFDTELTTPQLQAALRKHDLDETDTIGNLLEELE, encoded by the coding sequence ATGACAGATACTAACGAAGGGGGCTCCCCGAAAGAGAACGCGGACGTGCCGCCGGTCCTTCCGAACGAACAGCAGACGGCATCCGACGCCGGGGGCGTACTCTCTCCGGAAGACCTCGACATCTCCGAAAGCCCGTACGTCGACGAAATTTCGGAGGGACGATACGTGGTATCGGCGGATCGCACACCGCCGAACGTCCCGGGAAAAGGAAACGACGCGCTTCCTGCACGCCAGTCGGAGGCCCGCGACACCCGACCCGAACGACCGGGGAGAGCCGACCAGCCCGCCGCTAACTCGAGCCAGCCGGTCCAGAGCCCCGAGGCTGCACGGTCGCTTCTGGCCGACGAACTCGAGCGAGCGGACACTCGCTACGCGCTCGACATCGTCTCCCGATTCGGCGACGACACCGTCCGCCACCGGATGACGTCGAACGACGTCCTCGATACGTTCAACAGCCTCGTGTTCTGGTTCGCCCGGAACGTCGCTCGAAACACGCGAACTGACCGGGCGGTGTCGCTGCTGTTCGCGAAGTCCGACTTCGACACGGAACTGACCACTCCCCAGCTACAGGCTGCCCTCAGAAAACACGACCTCGACGAAACCGACACGATCGGCAACCTCCTCGAGGAACTCGAATAG
- the flaJ gene encoding archaellar assembly protein FlaJ gives MSIAENASLAANLSKSIIQSYDEMELPTKIYVPFVLGPAFLILLGTVVAAIVLDAFLLVRLLIPVFGLLIFASALGYPRLAVDSRRIEMENRFHLFVIHMTILSTTNIDRMEVLRKLAAEEEYGELAREFQRVVDLVDIWHMSLGEACRRRASEVPSESVSDLLERMAYTLGAGQGLDDFLLQEQEVLIDKYSTAYRQSLSNLDVLKDLYLAMIISMTFALVFAVVLPLLTGNDPTLTVALVIVLFLFVQLGFTFVIKAIVPDDPIWYLEDGYRTFRKKLLLISTVVGVALSMIFIVVMTLIFFELIPGSEHVPIRAIPLLMYMPIATSPLLIPGFVFWYHERQVFNRDREFPNFIRALGASESAKQSTTTEVLSSLRKKDFGPLTDSIDDLYRRLNMRLSTEESWRYFTGDVGSFLIQKFSEMYLVGRDMGGSPKKLGELISKNMSEIVNLREERKQQTTTLIGVIYGITAASSFAFFIGLELAIMMSGFDIATQGAAEVGPNVGAQLIHTEQYDILMLRYLIILVLIFNAFISSMVIRVSDGGHFGNSYIHFTALLWLGAITGAITQRLIDALIVVDL, from the coding sequence ATGAGTATTGCTGAAAACGCTTCGTTGGCAGCCAACCTGAGCAAATCCATCATTCAGTCGTACGACGAGATGGAACTGCCGACGAAGATATACGTCCCCTTCGTCCTCGGTCCTGCGTTTCTGATCCTTCTCGGGACGGTCGTCGCTGCGATCGTCCTCGACGCGTTTCTACTGGTCAGGCTGCTGATCCCCGTCTTTGGCCTGCTGATCTTCGCATCGGCGCTGGGCTATCCGCGCCTGGCCGTCGACAGTCGCCGGATCGAGATGGAGAATCGATTCCATCTGTTCGTGATCCACATGACGATCCTGTCGACGACGAACATCGACCGGATGGAGGTCCTCCGGAAACTCGCGGCCGAAGAGGAGTACGGCGAACTCGCACGGGAGTTCCAGCGAGTCGTCGACCTGGTCGACATCTGGCACATGAGCCTCGGCGAGGCCTGTCGGCGGCGAGCGTCGGAGGTACCGAGCGAATCCGTCTCCGACCTCCTCGAGCGGATGGCGTACACGCTCGGTGCCGGTCAGGGGCTCGACGACTTCCTGCTCCAGGAGCAGGAAGTGCTGATCGACAAGTACTCGACTGCCTACAGACAGTCGCTCAGCAACCTGGACGTCCTGAAAGACCTGTATCTCGCGATGATTATTTCGATGACGTTCGCGCTCGTGTTCGCGGTCGTGCTCCCCTTGCTGACGGGGAACGATCCGACCCTGACCGTCGCGCTCGTCATCGTCCTGTTCCTGTTCGTCCAGCTCGGGTTTACGTTCGTTATCAAGGCAATCGTTCCGGACGACCCGATCTGGTATCTCGAGGACGGGTACCGGACGTTCCGGAAGAAGCTGTTGCTCATTTCGACGGTCGTCGGAGTCGCACTGAGCATGATCTTCATCGTCGTCATGACGCTGATCTTCTTCGAACTGATTCCCGGCTCGGAGCACGTTCCGATCAGGGCGATTCCGCTGTTGATGTACATGCCGATCGCGACGTCACCACTCCTGATCCCCGGATTCGTGTTCTGGTATCACGAGCGGCAGGTGTTCAATCGGGACCGGGAGTTCCCCAACTTCATCCGTGCGCTGGGGGCAAGTGAGAGTGCAAAACAGTCGACGACGACCGAGGTGCTGTCGTCGCTCAGAAAGAAGGACTTCGGGCCGCTGACGGATTCGATCGACGATCTCTACCGGCGGCTCAACATGCGATTGAGCACGGAGGAGTCCTGGCGGTACTTCACCGGCGACGTGGGGTCGTTCCTGATCCAGAAGTTCAGCGAGATGTACCTGGTCGGGCGGGACATGGGTGGCAGCCCGAAGAAACTCGGCGAACTCATCAGTAAGAACATGAGCGAGATCGTCAACTTGCGCGAGGAGCGCAAGCAACAGACGACCACGCTCATCGGTGTCATTTACGGGATCACCGCCGCGTCGTCGTTCGCGTTCTTCATCGGCCTCGAGCTGGCGATTATGATGTCCGGGTTCGACATCGCGACCCAGGGCGCGGCAGAGGTGGGGCCGAACGTCGGTGCCCAGCTGATTCACACCGAGCAGTACGACATCCTCATGCTCCGGTATCTGATCATCCTCGTGTTGATCTTCAACGCGTTCATCTCGTCGATGGTGATTCGCGTGTCGGACGGCGGTCACTTCGGCAACTCCTACATCCACTTCACGGCGTTGCTCTGGCTGGGAGCGATCACCGGCGCGATCACGCAACGGCTGATCGACGCACTCATCGTGGTCGACCTGTAG
- a CDS encoding FlaD/FlaE family flagellar protein: MSSLLDDADDEPDETEDDLLGGADDGLMGDDSLFEGDEDDGGSDEQEMTYRLDEVEKEVDSLEGQIETVRSENEKISNSIDTVEKNVEKLVEMYEIVTQGINPFVGDQEIGNAFDSATEGMFDPDEGGEGLDDDLAESEAEEFLDDDLMEDDDEEEFGDEFADDLDDGLDDEDEFGMEDDDEFADDLEDELEDDVEEDPFEDEPDEFGDEPDSTDDLDGLADTEPEQLPENGELDEPPYLVRHPSRNDAELVTLEWIQYLIETAGIEGAAQTIAYYESIGWISGPIETYLLSMLQGFDDRSIDDDLDPRSVLSADEHKRSLQYIAWIARPERAPELDLLGGVDEQPADSVPEES, from the coding sequence ATGAGTAGCCTACTCGACGACGCCGACGACGAACCGGACGAGACCGAGGACGACCTGTTGGGCGGTGCAGACGACGGGTTGATGGGAGACGATTCGCTGTTCGAGGGCGACGAGGACGACGGCGGCAGCGACGAACAGGAGATGACCTATCGGCTCGACGAAGTCGAAAAGGAGGTCGACTCCCTCGAGGGACAGATCGAGACCGTTCGCAGCGAGAACGAGAAGATCAGTAACTCGATCGACACCGTCGAGAAGAACGTCGAGAAGCTCGTCGAGATGTACGAGATCGTCACTCAGGGTATCAACCCCTTCGTCGGCGACCAGGAGATCGGGAACGCCTTCGATTCGGCGACCGAGGGGATGTTCGACCCGGACGAGGGTGGTGAAGGGCTCGACGACGACCTCGCGGAGAGCGAGGCCGAGGAGTTCCTCGACGACGATCTCATGGAGGACGACGACGAGGAGGAGTTCGGTGACGAGTTCGCCGACGACCTCGATGACGGGCTCGACGACGAGGACGAATTCGGCATGGAGGATGACGACGAGTTCGCCGACGACCTCGAGGACGAACTGGAAGACGACGTCGAGGAAGACCCGTTCGAGGACGAGCCGGACGAGTTCGGCGACGAACCCGACAGTACCGACGATCTGGACGGCCTCGCCGACACCGAGCCGGAGCAGCTCCCCGAGAACGGCGAACTGGACGAGCCGCCGTACCTGGTCCGGCATCCGTCGCGCAACGACGCCGAACTGGTCACGCTCGAGTGGATACAGTATCTCATCGAGACGGCTGGAATCGAGGGTGCGGCACAGACGATCGCGTACTACGAGTCGATCGGCTGGATCTCGGGGCCGATCGAGACCTACCTCCTGTCGATGCTACAGGGGTTCGACGACAGGTCTATCGACGACGATCTCGACCCTCGGTCGGTGCTGAGTGCGGACGAGCACAAACGCAGCCTGCAGTACATCGCCTGGATCGCGAGACCGGAGCGGGCACCGGAGCTGGACCTCCTGGGCGGGGTCGACGAGCAGCCGGCGGATTCTGTGCCTGAGGAGTCCTGA
- a CDS encoding flagellin codes for MASVSATHIILFIASVVVAAGVAGTIVVEVNQLSDAVETRGSSVSEEIATDIQVTSDAAYAESIYDETADEVTVLVKNVGSESVQAHPSEVDVLVDGRFIQSDDMTVERVDVDDDTWRPGGVVEVTIDVSNDDNVDVSGDTRVTVIVNDNEDSIDFIVD; via the coding sequence ATGGCGAGCGTTTCCGCCACTCACATCATCCTGTTCATTGCGAGCGTCGTCGTTGCGGCGGGCGTCGCCGGAACGATCGTCGTGGAGGTGAACCAGTTGAGCGACGCGGTCGAGACTCGTGGCTCGAGTGTCTCCGAAGAGATAGCGACGGACATCCAGGTCACGAGCGACGCGGCGTACGCCGAGTCGATCTACGACGAGACCGCCGACGAGGTGACCGTCCTCGTGAAGAACGTCGGCTCAGAGAGCGTGCAAGCGCATCCATCAGAGGTGGACGTGCTGGTGGACGGGCGGTTCATCCAGAGCGACGATATGACGGTCGAACGGGTGGACGTCGACGACGATACGTGGCGACCCGGCGGGGTCGTCGAGGTGACGATCGACGTCAGCAACGACGACAACGTCGACGTCAGCGGCGATACGCGTGTGACAGTGATCGTAAACGACAACGAGGACAGCATCGACTTCATCGTCGATTAA
- a CDS encoding flagellin: MGFSTSAAAAIMLIAFLVAAGVIFPAIFTVSADTGDAFAAQAEQNRDQANTDIDVLPYETDGGDLTVTVENEGTTSLTVTDTDLLVNGQFVQPDETAVVDENEDEDDDVYTETDIWVPGTTLELTIYEETLSENGIDDPERVKIVTETGIADATMEET; the protein is encoded by the coding sequence ATGGGGTTCAGTACCAGCGCCGCCGCCGCGATTATGCTTATCGCGTTTCTGGTAGCGGCCGGTGTAATCTTCCCTGCAATATTCACTGTGAGCGCCGACACGGGTGACGCCTTTGCCGCGCAAGCAGAGCAAAATCGCGACCAGGCGAATACCGATATCGACGTCTTGCCATACGAGACGGACGGCGGCGACCTCACCGTGACCGTCGAAAACGAGGGCACGACCTCGCTGACCGTCACCGACACGGATCTCCTGGTAAACGGACAGTTCGTCCAGCCCGACGAGACAGCCGTGGTCGACGAGAACGAAGACGAAGACGACGATGTGTATACGGAGACGGACATCTGGGTTCCGGGAACAACCCTCGAGTTGACGATCTACGAGGAAACGCTCTCCGAGAACGGGATCGACGATCCCGAACGCGTCAAGATCGTCACCGAGACGGGCATTGCAGACGCCACAATGGAGGAAACATAG